One Candidatus Babeliales bacterium DNA window includes the following coding sequences:
- the glmS gene encoding glutamine--fructose-6-phosphate transaminase (isomerizing) has translation MCGIVSYVGNKSCRQFILDGLTRLEYRGYDSAGIICIDSKHKHFSYQKEAGGISLLKKLVKTTKFDGFIGMGHTRWATHGVVDKANAHPHFNCHKSVAVIHNGIVEGYEKIREELIKENHEFYSTTDTEVIAHLFSSLLTKHKNIIPAVLELTQKLHGAFALVIMMEEYPDQLLLIRRRSPLVIGIGQDEMFAASDYMAFSDQTKTVLFLPDNSFALVKKDALALYDFTGNTVTAQTQTIDQTFSSTDKQGFEHYMLKEIYEQKRAINRTISFFKIIGNNTESNSFSSKEEYNEGIWRQLGLTADQVKNLKSLNLIAAGTSWHAARIAQFFFEIICKIPTRVSLASEFQHMPFFPDANSVYILISQSGETADTLQALRLITTASLQTIALTNVASSTIVREADGFMPMQAGPEISVASTKAFSTQVASLYWLANRIALERGIISQGEMHEAEEDLFITAEILETVIETYKLTISQTLAQKYSTYNRFIFLGRHISYPFALEASLKLKEISYIFSQCYPAGELKHGPIALIDDQTPVVIFSVLDEIIYWKILANAQEVKARHGHLIVFAFEGQKELINLADTAFIIPLVKPLLAPLAMTGIMQYFVYEITRALDRPIDKPRNLAKSVTVE, from the coding sequence ATGTGTGGCATAGTTTCGTACGTCGGCAATAAGTCTTGCCGGCAATTTATTCTTGATGGCTTAACACGACTTGAATACAGAGGCTATGACTCCGCTGGAATTATTTGTATTGATAGCAAACATAAGCATTTTAGCTATCAAAAAGAAGCCGGCGGTATTTCTCTGCTTAAAAAATTAGTAAAAACTACTAAGTTTGATGGTTTCATTGGCATGGGGCACACGCGCTGGGCAACGCATGGCGTTGTTGATAAAGCAAATGCACACCCACACTTCAACTGTCATAAAAGCGTCGCCGTTATCCACAATGGTATTGTTGAAGGGTACGAAAAAATTCGTGAAGAGCTTATTAAAGAAAACCACGAGTTTTATTCAACAACCGATACCGAAGTCATTGCTCACTTATTCAGTTCACTTTTAACTAAGCACAAAAATATTATTCCAGCAGTTTTAGAACTTACGCAAAAGCTCCATGGAGCTTTTGCGCTTGTCATTATGATGGAAGAATATCCAGATCAGCTCTTATTAATCAGAAGACGCTCACCATTGGTTATTGGCATTGGACAAGATGAAATGTTTGCAGCTTCTGACTACATGGCTTTTTCAGATCAAACAAAAACGGTACTTTTCTTGCCAGACAATAGCTTTGCGCTTGTAAAAAAAGACGCTCTTGCGCTCTATGATTTTACTGGAAACACCGTTACAGCCCAAACGCAAACAATCGACCAAACATTCAGCTCGACAGACAAGCAGGGCTTTGAACATTACATGCTCAAAGAAATCTACGAACAAAAGCGGGCGATTAATAGAACCATTTCTTTTTTTAAGATTATTGGCAATAACACTGAATCCAATTCCTTTTCCTCCAAAGAAGAATATAACGAAGGCATTTGGCGCCAACTAGGCCTTACCGCAGATCAGGTTAAAAACTTAAAATCTTTAAACCTCATTGCTGCAGGCACTTCATGGCATGCTGCACGCATTGCTCAGTTCTTTTTTGAAATAATTTGTAAAATTCCAACGCGAGTTTCTTTGGCATCAGAATTTCAACATATGCCATTTTTTCCTGATGCAAACAGTGTTTATATATTAATTTCTCAATCTGGAGAAACTGCAGACACACTGCAAGCGCTACGTTTAATTACAACCGCTAGTTTACAAACTATTGCTCTTACCAACGTTGCCTCAAGTACCATTGTACGCGAAGCTGATGGCTTTATGCCTATGCAAGCAGGACCAGAAATTTCAGTTGCTTCAACAAAAGCGTTTTCTACTCAAGTCGCCTCACTTTATTGGCTTGCCAACCGCATAGCACTTGAGCGAGGCATAATTAGCCAAGGAGAAATGCACGAAGCAGAAGAAGATCTCTTCATAACCGCTGAAATTTTAGAAACGGTTATAGAAACCTACAAATTGACTATCTCCCAAACATTGGCTCAAAAATATAGCACGTACAACCGCTTTATTTTTCTTGGCCGCCATATTAGCTATCCCTTTGCTTTAGAAGCTTCGCTTAAACTCAAAGAGATTTCTTATATCTTTTCGCAATGCTATCCAGCTGGCGAGCTTAAGCACGGCCCCATTGCATTAATCGACGACCAAACACCTGTCGTTATTTTTTCAGTACTCGACGAGATAATTTACTGGAAAATTTTGGCAAACGCACAAGAAGTTAAAGCGCGCCACGGCCACTTGATTGTGTTTGCATTTGAAGGACAAAAAGAACTGATCAACCTTGCAGACACAGCTTTTATTATCCCTCTGGTCAAACCACTTCTTGCCCCTCTTGCCATGACTGGCATTATGCAATATTTTGTTTACGAAATTACACGAGCTCTTGACCGACCCATTGACAAGCCCAGAAACCTGGCAAAATCAGTTACTGTTGAGTAA
- a CDS encoding TraR/DksA C4-type zinc finger protein, protein MKQRTDALHRIKDRLLQRKVEMTMLLSSSTNEKFADDQIQDSGDEALSLTMENLKNSLEQNEIDELRLIDNALMRIDRGEYGSCLDCEEHISERRLENFPYAARCIVCQEALEG, encoded by the coding sequence ATGAAACAACGAACAGATGCGCTTCATAGAATTAAGGATAGACTTCTACAAAGAAAAGTAGAAATGACTATGCTTCTTTCTTCGTCAACAAATGAAAAGTTTGCCGACGATCAAATTCAAGATAGTGGCGATGAGGCACTTTCTCTTACCATGGAAAACCTCAAAAACTCACTTGAACAAAATGAAATTGATGAATTACGCTTGATAGATAACGCACTTATGCGCATAGATCGCGGAGAATATGGCTCATGCCTTGACTGCGAAGAGCATATTTCAGAACGACGCTTAGAAAATTTTCCGTATGCTGCTCGTTGCATTGTTTGCCAAGAAGCTCTTGAAGGATAA
- a CDS encoding sodium/proline symporter: MNLAYFISFFLYFAILLVVGILFYNRQKDAGDFMVGSRSLNYWVTAIATHATDMSTWLFMAYPGLVYREGMPGCLIAIALTLGMHFTWKYIAPQLRIATEKTNSPTLISYFEKRFNDPAGHIRLLGAVISLVFFTLYISAGIVGLGRAVEAAFAVNYHIAISIGTLGIVAYTLLGGFIAIAWNDFIQGMFVLFILLFVPIYACWFLGGPSTIINALVSKNIALTPFPDFSWHSFLKNVVPAVGWGLGYFGMPHILVNFMGIDNVKNIKKAHTLGIMWQILTTIFSATLIGLIGIIFFAQTGLADSELVFVGMAQQMFPPYLSGFILCGILAAAITTMDSQILVAASTIAQDVYRKFFNQKVSSHNLMQISRLGGLGITFIAFLFAFNNHDSILDLVYHAWSGLGGSFGPLLLASFYWKSTITKHGAFTGILVGGLVAGSWRYLETGFNAPLIPAFILSFLSIYVVSRMTEKVGNNA; encoded by the coding sequence ATGAATCTTGCTTATTTTATTTCATTTTTTTTGTACTTTGCAATTTTGCTCGTCGTTGGCATTCTTTTTTACAACAGACAAAAAGATGCCGGTGACTTTATGGTTGGCAGCCGGTCACTTAATTACTGGGTAACCGCCATTGCCACACACGCAACCGACATGAGCACCTGGCTCTTTATGGCCTACCCAGGCTTAGTTTACCGCGAAGGAATGCCAGGTTGTTTAATTGCTATTGCCCTTACACTAGGTATGCATTTTACGTGGAAATATATTGCACCACAATTGCGTATTGCAACCGAAAAAACCAACAGTCCAACGCTCATCAGTTATTTTGAAAAACGATTTAACGATCCCGCTGGCCATATCAGACTGCTCGGCGCTGTTATTTCGCTCGTTTTTTTCACACTTTATATTTCTGCAGGTATTGTAGGCCTTGGCCGCGCGGTAGAAGCAGCGTTTGCCGTTAATTACCACATTGCTATTTCGATTGGCACCCTGGGCATTGTTGCCTACACCCTGCTGGGCGGCTTTATTGCAATTGCCTGGAACGACTTTATTCAAGGTATGTTTGTACTCTTCATTTTGCTTTTTGTGCCAATTTATGCTTGCTGGTTTTTAGGCGGACCTTCTACTATTATTAATGCTTTAGTCAGTAAAAATATTGCACTCACACCATTTCCAGATTTTTCATGGCACAGTTTTTTGAAAAATGTTGTACCTGCTGTAGGCTGGGGACTTGGTTATTTTGGGATGCCACATATTTTAGTTAATTTTATGGGCATTGATAACGTAAAAAATATTAAAAAAGCACACACCCTTGGTATTATGTGGCAAATATTAACTACCATTTTTTCGGCAACACTTATTGGCTTAATTGGTATTATATTTTTTGCACAAACAGGCTTGGCTGACAGCGAACTAGTATTTGTAGGTATGGCGCAACAAATGTTCCCACCATACTTATCTGGATTTATTTTGTGCGGTATTTTGGCAGCAGCAATCACAACTATGGACTCACAAATTCTTGTTGCAGCTTCCACCATTGCTCAAGATGTTTATCGCAAGTTTTTCAATCAAAAAGTCTCGTCACACAATCTCATGCAAATTTCTCGTCTTGGCGGGCTTGGCATAACATTTATTGCATTTTTGTTTGCATTCAATAACCACGATTCAATTTTAGATCTGGTGTATCACGCATGGTCTGGCTTGGGTGGTTCGTTTGGCCCACTCCTACTTGCTTCATTTTATTGGAAATCAACCATCACCAAACACGGTGCTTTTACCGGTATTTTAGTTGGCGGGTTGGTTGCTGGCAGCTGGCGTTACCTAGAAACAGGCTTTAACGCACCTCTTATTCCCGCATTTATTTTGAGCTTTTTAAGTATTTATGTTGTTTCAAGAATGACTGAAAAAGTCGGTAACAACGCTTAA
- the gyrB gene encoding DNA topoisomerase (ATP-hydrolyzing) subunit B, which translates to MEEEKVKAKGGSVPEYGASSIKVLEGLTAVRKRPAMYIGSTHADGLHHLVYEVVDNSVDEALAGYCTKINVIVHADGSCSIQDNGRGIPVAEHPTEKISAAEVVMTKLHAGGKFEKEAYRYSGGLHGVGISVVNALSKKLELRIFRDGKEYFQTYKIGVPDEPLKAIGATDKQGTYVRFWADGTIFETTDLNFETLATRLKQYAFLNKGLYIDFKDERSGEEEIFHFEGGIASFVDHITAKKVPLLDHVIEFSKDDGVYILDLAFQYNDGYSSQIFSFVNNIHTVDGGTHETGFRSALTKVCNRYAQKYNMLKAAGEESLSSDDVREGLVCVISMKVPEPQFEGQTKTKLGNSEIKGFVDSWVYSFLDTLFEENPTIAKAILQKAVLALQARTAAKRARDLTRRKTVLEGSVLPGKLADCSEREASKCELYIVEGDSAGGSAKQARNRFVQAVLPIRGKLLNVEKTRLDRVLGNDGIKDLITAIGAGVGNDEFDSEKVRYHKIVIMTDADVDGSHIRILLLTFFFRYMLPIIEKGYLYVAQPPLYKAKVGKSERYLQDDSELTQFLFDWAASHASLEQGGKKFEQIEWSSLLKNILAYENEVTKVGNQVEVSRKNCHELVACLDALKWEPGKYTPEELTPKIAEYFKDYQVEMHVETEAGEGDVRTRRILSFKQGKKTWDVSFAFFKSNEVSKLLELFNPVKMLEDKQWSMMVSGKGGESRGLGVLALCDAIVVAGKALMTIQRYKGLGEMNPEQLWETTMDPERRMFLKVNIEDALKADQWFSSLMGDEVEDRRSYIEKHAHFVRNLDI; encoded by the coding sequence ATGGAAGAAGAAAAAGTCAAAGCTAAGGGCGGCAGCGTTCCTGAATATGGTGCAAGTTCTATTAAGGTGCTTGAAGGCTTAACTGCTGTCAGAAAGCGTCCAGCCATGTACATCGGCTCAACGCATGCTGATGGTCTTCATCATTTGGTGTATGAAGTTGTTGATAACTCTGTCGACGAGGCGCTTGCCGGTTATTGTACCAAGATTAATGTTATTGTACATGCCGACGGTTCCTGTTCGATACAAGATAATGGTCGGGGGATTCCGGTTGCCGAACATCCAACAGAAAAAATATCTGCTGCAGAAGTAGTTATGACCAAATTGCACGCTGGTGGTAAGTTTGAAAAAGAGGCATATCGCTATTCTGGTGGTTTGCACGGCGTTGGTATTTCTGTAGTAAATGCGCTTTCAAAGAAATTAGAACTGCGTATTTTTAGAGATGGTAAAGAATATTTTCAAACGTACAAAATTGGTGTGCCAGATGAGCCACTTAAAGCGATTGGTGCTACTGATAAACAGGGTACTTATGTTCGTTTTTGGGCTGATGGTACTATTTTTGAAACAACAGATTTAAACTTTGAAACGTTAGCAACTCGCTTAAAGCAATACGCGTTTTTGAATAAAGGTCTTTATATTGACTTTAAAGATGAGCGTAGTGGCGAAGAAGAGATTTTCCATTTTGAAGGTGGTATAGCTTCGTTTGTTGATCATATAACTGCTAAAAAGGTTCCATTACTCGATCATGTTATCGAGTTTTCTAAAGATGATGGTGTATATATTTTGGACCTTGCGTTTCAATATAATGATGGTTACAGCTCACAAATTTTCAGTTTTGTAAATAATATTCACACGGTTGATGGCGGAACGCATGAGACTGGTTTTCGTTCTGCTTTAACTAAAGTGTGCAATCGTTATGCTCAAAAATATAACATGCTCAAAGCTGCTGGTGAAGAATCACTTTCAAGTGATGACGTTCGTGAAGGCTTGGTGTGCGTAATTAGCATGAAAGTACCAGAGCCACAATTTGAAGGTCAAACTAAAACAAAGCTTGGCAATAGCGAAATTAAGGGATTTGTTGATTCCTGGGTTTATTCGTTTCTTGATACATTGTTTGAAGAAAATCCTACCATTGCCAAAGCTATTTTACAAAAGGCCGTGTTAGCACTGCAAGCTCGTACTGCTGCAAAGCGCGCACGTGATTTAACGCGTCGTAAAACGGTTCTTGAGGGCTCGGTATTGCCTGGTAAATTGGCAGATTGTTCAGAGCGCGAAGCAAGCAAATGTGAGTTGTACATTGTAGAAGGGGATTCTGCAGGTGGCTCGGCAAAGCAAGCGCGTAATCGTTTTGTGCAAGCGGTTTTGCCAATTCGTGGTAAATTGCTTAACGTTGAAAAAACTCGTCTTGACCGTGTTTTAGGCAATGATGGTATTAAAGATTTAATTACTGCTATTGGTGCTGGTGTTGGTAATGATGAGTTTGATTCAGAAAAAGTTCGTTATCATAAAATTGTTATCATGACCGACGCTGACGTTGACGGTTCGCATATTCGTATTTTGTTGCTTACCTTCTTTTTCCGTTACATGTTGCCAATTATTGAAAAAGGATATTTGTATGTTGCGCAACCACCTTTATATAAAGCAAAGGTTGGTAAGTCTGAGCGCTATCTGCAAGACGATTCTGAACTCACTCAATTTTTGTTCGATTGGGCTGCGTCGCATGCTTCACTTGAGCAAGGTGGTAAAAAGTTTGAGCAAATTGAGTGGAGTTCTTTGCTTAAAAATATTCTTGCTTATGAAAACGAAGTTACCAAAGTTGGTAATCAAGTTGAAGTTTCTCGTAAAAATTGTCATGAGCTTGTTGCTTGCCTGGATGCGCTTAAATGGGAACCTGGAAAATATACCCCAGAAGAATTGACACCAAAAATTGCTGAATATTTTAAAGACTATCAAGTTGAAATGCATGTTGAAACTGAAGCTGGTGAAGGTGATGTTCGTACCCGTAGAATTTTGAGCTTTAAGCAAGGCAAAAAGACGTGGGATGTTTCCTTTGCATTCTTCAAATCAAATGAAGTTTCTAAACTTCTAGAGCTTTTCAACCCAGTTAAAATGCTTGAAGATAAGCAATGGTCAATGATGGTGAGCGGCAAGGGTGGCGAAAGCCGTGGTCTTGGTGTACTTGCTTTATGTGATGCTATTGTTGTTGCCGGCAAGGCATTGATGACTATTCAACGTTATAAAGGTCTTGGTGAAATGAATCCTGAACAACTTTGGGAAACAACCATGGATCCTGAGCGCCGTATGTTCTTGAAGGTTAACATTGAAGATGCGTTGAAGGCAGATCAATGGTTCTCATCATTAATGGGTGACGAGGTTGAAGATCGTCGATCATATATTGAAAAACATGCTCATTTTGTAAGAAATCTGGATATTTAA
- a CDS encoding prolyl oligopeptidase family serine peptidase: MKKIFFLAIAQCLSLSALLYFLKKPIHPVSGTVAHYVDEQRIFDAKPRSLEVVFWYPTNKSVKTTPQEYGIWKLGDVAVDTPIIPDKLPLILFSHGFGGDPYGNSWFAHYLASHGYIVACVKHYGNAFGNMIPELGARPWNRPLDMSFILDKILSDPRFKDHIDANRIGAAGFSQGGMTTLWLAGVKANLDQELLYKYMASIKDNEWRSVFENFTQSDISDANKSYHDDRIKAVFAMAPGLDFNNWMFTKESLLTVYTPIYLVVGDADMVVSADEHAKFFAQNIPSSTLTILSPNVSHWVFMNESTQEGKKINPKITIDAPGADRTKIHKSVGRTALKFFDTNLKTSSKTPK; encoded by the coding sequence ATGAAAAAAATTTTTTTTCTAGCTATCGCACAATGCTTATCACTCAGTGCCTTACTTTATTTTCTGAAAAAACCTATCCATCCAGTTAGCGGAACGGTAGCACATTATGTTGACGAACAAAGAATATTTGACGCCAAGCCCCGCTCTTTGGAAGTTGTTTTTTGGTACCCTACCAACAAATCGGTAAAAACAACGCCTCAGGAATATGGCATCTGGAAACTCGGTGATGTAGCGGTAGATACACCGATAATCCCTGACAAACTACCACTCATTCTTTTTTCACACGGCTTTGGCGGCGACCCGTACGGAAACTCCTGGTTTGCGCACTATTTGGCCTCGCATGGTTACATAGTTGCTTGTGTAAAACATTATGGCAACGCTTTTGGCAATATGATTCCTGAACTTGGCGCCCGCCCCTGGAACAGGCCGTTGGATATGAGCTTCATTCTTGATAAAATTTTAAGTGATCCACGCTTTAAAGATCATATCGATGCCAACCGGATAGGCGCGGCAGGTTTTTCGCAAGGCGGCATGACCACACTTTGGCTTGCTGGAGTTAAGGCTAATTTAGATCAGGAGCTCTTGTACAAATACATGGCAAGCATAAAGGATAATGAATGGAGATCGGTCTTTGAAAACTTCACACAAAGTGATATTTCAGATGCCAATAAATCGTATCATGATGATCGGATAAAAGCTGTTTTTGCAATGGCACCTGGGCTTGATTTTAATAATTGGATGTTTACAAAAGAAAGTTTATTAACTGTCTACACACCAATATACCTTGTTGTGGGCGATGCAGACATGGTAGTCTCAGCTGATGAACATGCAAAATTTTTTGCACAAAATATACCATCAAGCACACTCACTATACTTTCTCCAAACGTAAGTCACTGGGTCTTTATGAACGAAAGCACTCAAGAAGGCAAAAAAATTAACCCAAAAATTACTATTGATGCCCCAGGGGCAGACAGAACAAAAATTCATAAAAGCGTGGGCAGGACTGCTTTAAAGTTTTTTGATACAAATCTAAAAACATCAAGTAAAACACCCAAATAA
- the rpsI gene encoding 30S ribosomal protein S9 encodes MKDAQKSKTSSSIHGVGRRKKAVARVWLSKGSGTITVNGLNHEEYFDTLINRSSLSIPFKVANQKGFDAKVSVNGGGMKGQADAIRLGIARALLESDETLRATLRKNDLLTVDSRVKERKKYGQRGARRKFQFVKR; translated from the coding sequence ATGAAAGACGCTCAAAAAAGCAAAACTAGCTCTTCCATTCATGGTGTTGGACGAAGAAAAAAAGCTGTTGCACGTGTTTGGCTGAGCAAAGGCAGCGGAACAATTACCGTCAACGGTTTAAATCATGAAGAATATTTCGATACGTTGATCAATCGCAGTAGCCTTTCCATTCCATTCAAAGTTGCTAATCAAAAAGGCTTTGATGCAAAGGTTAGTGTTAACGGCGGCGGCATGAAAGGCCAAGCAGATGCTATTCGTCTTGGGATTGCGCGAGCACTTCTTGAGTCTGATGAAACATTAAGAGCTACATTGCGTAAAAACGATCTCCTTACCGTTGACTCTCGCGTTAAAGAACGTAAAAAATACGGTCAACGTGGCGCACGCAGAAAGTTCCAATTCGTCAAAAGATAA
- a CDS encoding nucleoside deaminase encodes MKTEKKTFFMNEALKQAQKALDNQEVPIGAIIVGPDNTIIARAYNKIEMMQSQTAHAEILAIQKAYKKVGNWRLNGCWIYVTLEPCLMCLGLIKLSRLKGIVFGAKSTLFGIGLDEIENHIPFYIQNLSIEGGVEHEASLSLLKLFFKKIRKKEKGQP; translated from the coding sequence ATGAAAACAGAAAAAAAGACCTTTTTTATGAACGAGGCCCTCAAACAAGCTCAAAAAGCTTTAGACAACCAAGAAGTACCCATCGGCGCTATAATTGTGGGACCCGACAATACTATTATTGCACGTGCCTATAATAAGATTGAAATGATGCAGTCTCAAACAGCACACGCAGAGATCTTAGCTATCCAGAAAGCTTATAAAAAGGTTGGCAATTGGAGGTTGAACGGATGTTGGATCTATGTTACCCTTGAGCCTTGTTTAATGTGCCTGGGCTTAATTAAACTGAGTAGGCTAAAGGGAATAGTATTTGGAGCAAAATCAACCTTGTTCGGCATAGGGCTTGATGAAATAGAAAATCATATACCGTTTTACATTCAGAATTTAAGCATTGAGGGCGGGGTGGAACATGAAGCAAGTCTTTCCCTCTTAAAATTGTTTTTCAAAAAGATTAGAAAAAAAGAGAAAGGGCAGCCATGA
- a CDS encoding DUF433 domain-containing protein, whose protein sequence is MNKLETLNRIVVDPKVMVGKPVIKGTRLTVQLILGLLAQGMSIEEILQEYTNLTQAYILACLSF, encoded by the coding sequence ATGAACAAATTAGAAACTTTAAATCGCATTGTGGTTGATCCCAAAGTAATGGTTGGAAAGCCAGTTATCAAAGGAACGCGCTTAACGGTCCAATTGATCTTGGGTCTTTTGGCGCAGGGAATGAGTATTGAAGAGATACTTCAGGAATATACCAATCTTACTCAGGCATATATTCTTGCTTGCTTGTCGTTTTAA
- the uvrB gene encoding excinuclease ABC subunit UvrB, whose protein sequence is MFNKKNAFKLSSPFKPAGSQPEAIKQLCENRPGKSTLLGVTGSGKTFTLANVIAQRGKSVLILSPNKTLAAQLYEEFSLFFPENKVCYFVSYYDYYQPESYLPAQDIYIAKETKINTEIERLRVEATASIINRNDVIVIASVSAIYSLGNPTDYRELTFQIKVGDTISRKEFVEKLIFIQYKRNDVELNSGNFRVTGNSITINLPYLHDNIRVELLGNTIETIELLDKREHRVVQELDNFLIFPAKHFLTTQDKRETAIQNIKEDLEREAAELTNPLYRERLITRTKHDIDMIAETGYCSGIENYSRYFDGRMPGSAPYTLFDFFDDDFLLVIDESHITIPQLGGMYKGDYSRKQALIEYGFRLRTAEDNRPLKFEEIERFFKDVIFVSATPSEYELQHSDQVVEQIARPTGIIDPEVIMRPREGQIEDLIKEIKDTNKRGFRTLITVLTKKSAEDLSQFLENQKLKVCYLHSEIKTPQRTEILHKLRLGVFDCLVGINLLREGLDLPEVALVAIMDADIEGFLRNERSLIQTIGRAARNAESKVILYADKITKSIKRALEETNRRRAIQTAYNEEHGITPETVKREVAKSISKLQEGIKAASKAEKQGKKIKPKNADDARALITQLELEMQQAAEDLKFERAIELRDRILALQKQFLQK, encoded by the coding sequence ATGTTTAATAAAAAAAATGCCTTCAAACTCTCATCACCGTTCAAGCCTGCGGGCAGCCAACCAGAAGCAATAAAACAACTTTGTGAAAACAGACCAGGAAAATCTACCCTACTTGGCGTAACCGGCTCCGGCAAAACCTTTACCCTGGCAAATGTTATTGCTCAGCGTGGTAAAAGTGTACTCATTTTGTCGCCCAACAAAACGTTGGCAGCACAGCTGTATGAAGAATTTTCGCTTTTTTTTCCTGAAAACAAGGTCTGTTATTTTGTGAGTTATTACGACTACTATCAACCCGAGTCGTACCTACCTGCACAAGATATTTATATCGCCAAAGAAACCAAAATTAATACCGAAATTGAACGGTTACGCGTTGAAGCAACCGCTTCAATTATTAACCGCAACGACGTTATTGTTATTGCCTCAGTCTCGGCAATTTACTCGCTTGGTAACCCAACTGATTACCGTGAACTGACCTTCCAAATTAAAGTGGGCGACACTATCTCGCGCAAAGAGTTTGTTGAAAAGCTTATTTTTATTCAGTACAAACGCAACGACGTTGAGCTCAACTCCGGCAACTTTCGTGTAACGGGTAACTCAATTACTATTAACTTGCCCTACCTGCATGACAACATACGCGTTGAACTTTTGGGCAACACCATTGAAACTATTGAATTGTTGGACAAACGCGAACATAGAGTAGTGCAAGAACTCGACAACTTTTTAATCTTTCCAGCCAAGCACTTTTTGACCACACAAGACAAACGCGAAACCGCTATTCAAAACATTAAAGAAGATTTAGAACGAGAAGCGGCTGAACTGACCAACCCGCTCTACCGCGAACGCTTGATAACCAGAACCAAGCATGATATCGACATGATTGCAGAAACCGGTTACTGCAGCGGTATTGAAAATTACTCCCGCTACTTTGATGGCCGCATGCCAGGCAGCGCGCCCTACACCCTGTTTGATTTCTTTGACGATGATTTTTTACTGGTCATCGATGAGTCGCATATCACCATCCCGCAACTTGGCGGCATGTATAAGGGCGACTATTCGCGCAAGCAAGCATTGATTGAATATGGTTTTAGACTGCGGACAGCAGAAGACAACCGCCCGCTCAAGTTTGAAGAAATCGAAAGATTCTTTAAAGACGTCATTTTTGTTTCTGCCACTCCAAGCGAATATGAGCTTCAACATAGCGATCAGGTTGTTGAACAAATTGCACGTCCAACAGGTATTATTGACCCGGAAGTTATTATGCGGCCACGAGAAGGCCAAATTGAAGATTTGATTAAAGAAATAAAAGATACTAATAAACGTGGCTTTAGAACACTTATCACTGTTTTGACCAAAAAATCAGCAGAAGATTTATCACAATTTCTTGAGAACCAAAAACTTAAAGTTTGCTATCTACACAGTGAAATTAAGACACCACAACGGACTGAGATTCTGCACAAGTTACGCTTGGGCGTTTTTGACTGCTTAGTTGGTATTAACCTGTTGCGCGAAGGCTTAGACTTGCCTGAAGTGGCACTGGTTGCTATCATGGACGCCGACATTGAGGGTTTTTTACGCAATGAACGCTCGCTGATCCAAACCATTGGACGAGCGGCACGTAATGCAGAAAGCAAAGTAATTTTATATGCCGACAAGATAACCAAGTCGATCAAGCGAGCGCTTGAAGAAACAAACAGACGCCGCGCAATTCAGACAGCTTATAACGAAGAACATGGTATTACACCGGAAACCGTAAAGCGCGAAGTAGCAAAGAGTATTTCCAAACTTCAAGAAGGTATTAAAGCCGCATCAAAAGCAGAAAAACAGGGCAAAAAAATTAAACCTAAAAACGCTGACGATGCACGCGCGCTCATTACTCAACTTGAACTTGAAATGCAACAGGCAGCAGAAGATTTAAAATTTGAACGCGCTATTGAACTGCGCGATCGTATTTTGGCACTACAAAAACAATTTTTACAAAAATAA